A region of the Mesoterricola sediminis genome:
TCTGTATTGGTAGACCTCCGCGTAATTTCTCCCTGGCTGCTCCATCACGACCACGCGGGCCAGCGCGTCATAGGTCAAGGAGATGGACCGCCCTGAAGCGCCCGGTGCTTCGAAAACCTGCGTGAGGTTCCCCTGGAAATCATAGCTCGCGCCCGTGTCCGCCCCGTTGGTGCCCGTTGCCGGCAACCGATTGGACTGGAACAGGGCGGGATCGTCCGGAGAGAACGAAACGTTGATCAAATTCGAAGGCACCGTTCCGGGACTGGTCGTCTGAGACAAAATCCGGTTCCCGAAACCATCGTAGTCAAAGGATTGGTGCTGCTCGCCGTAGGTCTGACTGCGGATGACGGCGGCGGTCAGTCGATCCAGCTCGTCGTAGCCGAAGGTATCGGAAACGCCAAGCTGAAGGTCGCGCACCTCTTTGATCCTCCCGATTCCGTCATACCCGTACTCCCAACTCTCGAGGGACGTGTTCGATGCGCCGAAATGCTTGATGGATGCGAATCTCGCCTGGTCCGCGTCATAGGTGAAACGAGAGTAGGCCCCATTGCCATAGTCAATGCCCGTAGGCTGGCCGCTGACCGCGTCATAGTTCGGCGCGGGCATGGAGGCAACGATGGTCGAGCCTCTCAACAGGATGTTCGGAAGACCCAGGACCGTATGGTAGCTTTGGGTCCATCCTGAATGGCTGGTCGTGCCGGAAGTCCGGTTCCCGTATCCATCATGGCCGAACGTCTGAGTGAAGGATTCACCGCCCACCGTCGTCACCAGGGATTCCAGGCGGCCCGTACCCGTGTTGTAGCCATAGGTCGTGAGGATGTCACCATCGGTGCTGGCCAGAAGCTTGCCGCGTCCACCGGCGGGATCGTAGGTGAAGGTCTGGCTATTGACGCCGCTGCCATCAAACCTCAAAGCCGTAGGCCGGCCCAGGTCGTCATAATCGGTCACGACAGAACGGCCGTTGTAGCTGGTCGCGCGTGGTTTCCCCATCAGGGTCCAGGAGGCGTACGTCGTGACGCCACTTTCGGGCTGGGACAGGCTGGCCAACCATCCAAGGGCATTGTAGGCCCAGGTCCTGACCTGCGTATGACCCCTGAGGTCCGACTGCTGAACCACGGAGATCCTGTTCGAGGCATCGTACCCGTACCGCGTCTGCTGCCCCTTGGCGTCGATGACGGCCTTGAGCCGGCCCTCCGAGTCGTACTGGAACCGGGTCGTTTGGGTATCCCCTACCGTGACCTGTTTCTGGAACCCATCCCCGACAGGGTACGACGTGACGGTCTTGATCCCCACGGGCGTGAGGGCCTTGATCACCCGGCCACGAGCGTCCAGGGAGACGCCAGAACCCGGGTAGAGCCGCGGGAGCGTGGTGGTCACGGTCGTTTCCGGTGTCGTTTGCCACTGAAGGCACTCGCGGGTTCCCGTCTCCGGATCTGCTGGCCCCCATTTCTTGCATACCGAGGTACCAGGGATGGTGACCGTCTGCACAACCTCGAGGACGAGGTTCGGTATCATCCATCGCGCCTCGTCGTCAGCTCCCATTCCAGACAACCAGACGGATTCTCCTGTCTGGCGCCCCATGATGTCCCTGCCGTAGACCTTGTGGGAATAATCTCCTCCCACGGTTCGGCGCCGTTCCAGGATCAGTTCGCCAAACCCATTGAAACGGTATTCGGTCCACTGGTCGCCACGGGTCACCTGGACGCCGCGGTGGTCAGAATCCGAATAGGTGATGGTCATGCCCACATCCCCGCCTGGCGGCAGAATGCTGGCGAGGCGTCCGGCGCTGTCCCAATCGATCGTCGTCTTCCGCTGATCAGGGTCGTACTGCCCCGTAGGCCGTCCAATTTCATCCTGGTCCTGCCGATACGTCAGCGTGCTCGTTCCGGAGGGCTTGACCGTGATGCTGTTGATGAATCCGTTGCTGTCATAGCCATACGCGCTTACACCCACGCGGTTGCCCGAGGCGGAATCCTGGTCGCTGGACAGGAAGGCTTTGTTTAATTTATAGCCATCCAGGCCCGACTCGCCGGCGTGTTCAAGGGTCGTGGTCACCCCTAGGGTGGCAGGATCACCGGACACCTGGCTGAGGAGGGTATTCAAGGTCTGGTGATACGTACGGGTGATTGGAGCCGGTCCGCCTGTGGCCACACTCAACCCTGTATTGTCCTGCGACCGGGCCTGCGACTCAGAGGTGACACGGCCAAAAAGCCATTCGCCCACGAGGTTGCTGAACGCCTTGGTCGTAAGCGTTTCTGTGCCCATCGTCGCCCCCGGGGAAGCGTAGGATCGTCCGTTTTGGGCCAACCCGAGGAGGTCGAAATCCAGCGTGAATGATGGAGAAATGGCGGTCGTCCGGTGACTAAGCGTCCAGGCGTACTGGCTGGGGCTCCAGCCATCCATTTCTTCGGTGACGAGGGTTCGCGAATCCCTGTCCCAGGTGCGTGTCCGGGTCGGGTATGGGGTGGAGTACCGATCTGCGGTTCCCGAGACATCAGGGGTGGACCTTAATTCCAACCGATCCTTGAGGACAACCTTGTAGGCCGAGGTTCCACTGGGGCTTGTCGTCGCCAAATCGCTGGCCCACGCTGCGCCAGGCTCGTAAAAGCGCACTTCCCGTTCGATATGCTTCAAGTAACCGAGCGTCCGCATGTAGGCACCGGCCGCGGTTCCGCCGCTGGTGTCAGGTTCCACGAAGCGGTGCACAACCACTTGTCCATCCGGCTGTGTGATGGCCGTGTGAAAACTCGTCGATACCCAGTATTCACTGCCTGGCGCGT
Encoded here:
- a CDS encoding RHS repeat domain-containing protein; its protein translation is MVPNVFSRWLVVARMIVPIALLVAGPLGAQTYQSSFSEVKFDRTKGPATFAAGIQVDAASGAVSMEVPFGPGIGERGLRFRPLLSMRLSPQVSISSTLERNITSYLGETPLYLTNSVDTLYERASGSASFSPGTFDLSMPGGGTTLSNYSLPGGGGGTMHGEVPSGMGPAEARSLLTRFGVAGDISRMSGQADNNGGLFIRIGSSGHLIIGLANPGNNIFGTDEVQTWSDESLTGSLIGQQRMPRRILVVAGDLAYEFSYTSHKYISKYVPYITYSSRTPLIGGHYVITRMMNRFGESIGFTYDPDGVGYTATWSTNNAVKIRVQAQPGNLPTPSMPLLGRSDFSMNPPKRIVVSYQGLSKPVSTYHLDVATTQNGGTLTGASIGGPTSSLSLAVNGWPMKDDSWGSEIANLQPVSVVQEETQESIAFWYTKGVPVTWDSFTVQPTVLYRVTYPTREVSLTWKPYKYQPNYEPNAWGPLPGSRKRPSFAYGVTEIADTADGVTRKTVHDRTVPQMNWGTDAASCDAPGSEYWVSTSFHTAITQPDGQVVVHRFVEPDTSGGTAAGAYMRTLGYLKHIEREVRFYEPGAAWASDLATTSPSGTSAYKVVLKDRLELRSTPDVSGTADRYSTPYPTRTRTWDRDSRTLVTEEMDGWSPSQYAWTLSHRTTAISPSFTLDFDLLGLAQNGRSYASPGATMGTETLTTKAFSNLVGEWLFGRVTSESQARSQDNTGLSVATGGPAPITRTYHQTLNTLLSQVSGDPATLGVTTTLEHAGESGLDGYKLNKAFLSSDQDSASGNRVGVSAYGYDSNGFINSITVKPSGTSTLTYRQDQDEIGRPTGQYDPDQRKTTIDWDSAGRLASILPPGGDVGMTITYSDSDHRGVQVTRGDQWTEYRFNGFGELILERRRTVGGDYSHKVYGRDIMGRQTGESVWLSGMGADDEARWMIPNLVLEVVQTVTIPGTSVCKKWGPADPETGTRECLQWQTTPETTVTTTLPRLYPGSGVSLDARGRVIKALTPVGIKTVTSYPVGDGFQKQVTVGDTQTTRFQYDSEGRLKAVIDAKGQQTRYGYDASNRISVVQQSDLRGHTQVRTWAYNALGWLASLSQPESGVTTYASWTLMGKPRATSYNGRSVVTDYDDLGRPTALRFDGSGVNSQTFTYDPAGGRGKLLASTDGDILTTYGYNTGTGRLESLVTTVGGESFTQTFGHDGYGNRTSGTTSHSGWTQSYHTVLGLPNILLRGSTIVASMPAPNYDAVSGQPTGIDYGNGAYSRFTYDADQARFASIKHFGASNTSLESWEYGYDGIGRIKEVRDLQLGVSDTFGYDELDRLTAAVIRSQTYGEQHQSFDYDGFGNRILSQTTSPGTVPSNLINVSFSPDDPALFQSNRLPATGTNGADTGASYDFQGNLTQVFEAPGASGRSISLTYDALARVVVMEQPGRNYAEVYQYRADGLRTLIHEYQGTVLQKSRLQIYNDARQLVCQYERVPGGPWTWERDILYLGTREAGEFDANGLHVTQVDHLGSPRVVTGPTGALEGRQKFMPFGELLESSMAYKTAKGYTNHEQTDISGLIYMQARFYLPMYGRFASPDPARDQHFELTQSWNIYSYVRNNPVTGIDPTGLLAGETPKMPSGNTEINTDGTSPSATSATVVGGENTDLEASVAKKKEASQTKENNTTGFTKFEDAVKGLRDQIVADHKDVSEREYGAQIYSSEGKFHYGTIQRGITAKESKDGQATVEIFSKDALKGIPKGATLVAGFHTHPKASGTGLSGNDLLGVANMRYKATHGQSLYGYKVDPGYHGNVWRVGDQGILAYRYPGKPTEIFNDANVKYDWRF